The DNA sequence CCTGCCGCGTGCGACCTCTCGGGTGCGCCAGAAGATGGCCAGCATGCCGAGCAGAAACAGCGTCGGCGGCGCCAGCCACAATACCAAGGTATGCGTTCCAAGGCGCGGGCGAAGCAGCACGAACTCGCCATACCGCGCGACGACGTAGTCGATCACCTCGGCATCGGAGTCGCCGGCGGTGAGCCGTTCGCGGACGACGATGCGCAGGTCCTTTGCAAGCGGCGCGTTCGAATCGTCGATCGACTGATTCTGGCAGACCACGCAGCGCAGTTCCGCCGAAAGGGACCGCGCGCGCTTCTCCAACGCCGCATCGGAGAGGATCTCGTCGGGCTGGACGGCGAACGCCGCGGTGGCCGCGATGATCGAGGCCGAGAGCATCCCGAGGAGGGCGATCTGACGACCGGCCTTCATGCGCCCTCCGTCACCGGCTCGCGCGACCTTGCAAGACGCGGCGCGCCGATCCGGAGCCGGCGATCGGAGAGGGAGACGATCGCGGCGAAGAACATGATCACGGCGCCGATCCAGATCCAACGCACGAGGGGATGGAAATTAACGCGCACCGCGTAGCTGCCGTCACCCGCCGAATCGCCGAGCGTCAAATAAAGATCGCCGAGAAGGGAGGGGCGGATGCCCGCTTCCGTGGTGGCCTGGCGCGGCGCGACGTAAAGGCGCTTGGAGGGCTCCAAGACGAAACGTACGGCGCCGGCCTCGTCGAGAACCGCGAAGGTGCCGACAGTCTCGCGGTAATTCGGTCCCATGCGATCGCTCGTACCATCGAAACGTAGGGTATAGCCGGCGATCGAAACCGTCTCACCCGCACGCATCGAGACGATCCGTTCACTCATCCAGCCGCTGGAGCCGACGATCCCGAGCACCATGACCCCGACGCCGGCATGGGCGAGCAGGGTGCCGTACGACGAGCGAGGCAGCCCCCGGGCACGGGTCCAGGCCTCGGACCAGCGGCGCTCGTGGAGCCG is a window from the Hyphomicrobiales bacterium genome containing:
- a CDS encoding cytochrome c-type biogenesis protein CcmH, whose translation is MKAGRQIALLGMLSASIIAATAAFAVQPDEILSDAALEKRARSLSAELRCVVCQNQSIDDSNAPLAKDLRIVVRERLTAGDSDAEVIDYVVARYGEFVLLRPRLGTHTLVLWLAPPTLFLLGMLAIFWRTREVARGRPASRQVAPLSPEEQQRLTELLKSDRAP